Proteins encoded in a region of the Prunus persica cultivar Lovell chromosome G4, Prunus_persica_NCBIv2, whole genome shotgun sequence genome:
- the LOC18780673 gene encoding probable protein phosphatase 2C 55 translates to MMIANNNPAFGYGPINFKNNNIPSINNFCALGSGFGNVDQDFELGRKRKLNQLPELIPKRRKIRNGMKLVCGSSYFPKCNPEKPLGEDAHFISHDAQTVGVADGVSSWARKGIDAGEYARGLMNHAKQAATNMSAVGAAAVDAGKVLREAYVNNFGIQGSSTACILSLDKERGTLHAVNVGDSGFMVFRDAKCMLKSPTQQRRFNCPFQLGNHVGSDRPQVALEFVVEELAPGDIIVLGTDGLLDNMFASEIEEVLVAFNKVSGGRDIDCAEVASTIATLALYNSLDKDNISPFQMEAQKAGLEHAGGKIDDITVVVVHVVESTTSID, encoded by the coding sequence ATGATGATTGCCAACAATAACCCTGCCTTTGGTTATGGTCCGatcaatttcaaaaataataacatcCCATCAATCAATAATTTCTGTGCCCTTGGCTCTGGCTTTGGCAATGTCGATCAAGATTTTGAATTGGGGAGAAAAAGGAAGTTGAATCAACTTCCAGAATTAATACCAAAGAGGAGGAAGATCCGTAATGGAATGAAATTGGTTTGTGGGTCGTCCTATTTCCCCAAATGCAACCCAGAAAAGCCCCTCGGCGAAGACGCGCACTTCATCTCCCATGACGCCCAGACTGTCGGCGTGGCGGACGGCGTCAGTAGCTGGGCCAGGAAAGGCATCGACGCCGGCGAGTACGCAAGGGGACTCATGAACCACGCCAAACAAGCGGCTACTAATATGTCCGCCGTCGGAGCCGCCGCCGTGGATGCAGGAAAGGTGCTGAGAGAAGCCTACGTGAACAACTTCGGAATACAAGGCTCGTCGACGGCTTGCATCCTCAGCCTTGACAAAGAGCGTGGGACCCTCCACGCCGTGAATGTCGGAGACAGCGGTTTCATGGTGTTCAGGGACGCCAAGTGTATGCTCAAATCTCCAACCCAGCAGCGGAGGTTTAATTGCCCCTTCCAGTTGGGGAACCACGTCGGCAGCGACCGACCCCAGGTGGCTCTGGAGTTTGTGGTGGAGGAATTGGCGCCGGGGGACATTATCGTACTTGGGACAGATGGGTTGCTGGACAACATGTTTGCGAGTGAGATTGAGGAGGTTCTGGTGGCTTTTAATAAAGTAAGCGGTGGTCGGGATATTGATTGTGCGGAGGTAGCTTCCACCATAGCCACCCTGGCTCTGTATAATTCCTTGGACAAGGACAACATTAGCCCTTTTCAGATGGAGGCTCAAAAGGCCGGATTGGAGCACGCCGGAGGCAAGATCGACGACATCACTGTTGTGGTGGTCCACGTGGTGGAATCTACTACCTCCATCGATtag
- the LOC18779411 gene encoding probable protein phosphatase 2C 55 — protein MMIANYNNTNTCYGYGSQYQQILTEHEELRRKRKVNKSDQIQELLFKNRRKIHNEKMKLVCGSCYLPKDNPDKPLGEDAHFICHNGQTIGVADGVGGWAKIGVDAGVYARGLMNNANQTAMDMTRAAAAEVNPRNVLNQAYANNAGVQGSSTACILSLNKERGALHAVNVGDSGFMVFRDSRCLYKSPPQQRMFNCPYQLGNYVGYDRPKAALEFVMEAVPGDIIVLGTDGLLDNMFPSEIEDVLVAYRGSGRDCKELASAIANLALFNSLDKYSVSPFQMEAQKAGLEHAGGKIDDITVVVAQVVASSSFTTPASLGFGFERTDTKRKREDYIRFRN, from the coding sequence ATGATGATCGCCAACTACAATAACACAAATACTTGCTATGGTTATGGCTCTCAATATCAACAAATATTAACGGAACACGAGgaattgagaagaaaaaggaaggtgAATAAGTCTGatcaaattcaagaattactatttaaaaataggAGGAAGATTCATAATGAGAAGATGAAGCTGGTCTGTGGGTCTTGCTATCTTCCGAAAGACAACCCAGACAAGCCCCTCGGTGAAGACGCCCACTTCATCTGCCACAACGGCCAGACCATCGGTGTGGCAGACGGCGTCGGCGGCTGGGCCAAGATAGGAGTCGATGCGGGCGTGTACGCAAGGGGACTCATGAACAACGCCAACCAAACGGCCATGGACATGACCCGAGCCGCAGCAGCCGAGGTCAATCCAAGAAATGTGTTGAACCAAGCATACGCGAACAACGCTGGAGTACAAGGCTCGTCCACAGCTTGCATCCTCAGCCTCAACAAAGAGCGTGGGGCACTGCACGCCGTGAATGTCGGGGACAGCGGCTTCATGGTGTTCAGGGACAGCAGATGTTTGTACAAGTCTCCACCTCAGCAGCGCATGTTTAACTGTCCGTACCAGTTGGGGAACTACGTCGGCTACGACCGTCCCAAGGCGGCTCTAGAGTTTGTGATGGAGGCAGTCCCGGGAGACATCATAGTGCTTGGGACAGATGGGTTGTTGGACAACATGTTTCCGAGTGAGATTGAGGATGTTCTTGTGGCGTATAGAGGAAGCGGTCGGGATTGTAAGGAGTTGGCTTCCGCCATAGCCAACCTGGCGCTGTTTAACTCGTTGGACAAGTACAGCGTtagcccttttcaaatggaggCTCAGAAGGCTGGACTTGAGCACGCAGGAGGCAAGATCGACGACATCACTGTTGTTGTCGCCCAAGTTGTAGCTTCTAGCTCCTTCACTACACCAGCTAGCTTAGGTTTCGGATTTGAACGCACagatacaaaaagaaaaagagaagactATATTAGGTTTAGAAATTGA
- the LOC18780738 gene encoding AAA-ATPase At3g50940 — protein MGSGTGAGMESGDGDGDDSNIVLVIYGPPSIGKSSLIAAIANHLNYDIYELELADVGSNSDLKRRLFAMPDQSILVIEDIDCTIMLQNRETENEERSTRKNQVTLSRLLNLIDGLWSCCTDERIIIFTTNHKEKLDPALVRPGRMDMHIHM, from the exons ATGGGTTCGGGGACGGGGGCGGGGATGGAGAGcggggatggggatggggatg ATAGCAACATCGTACTTGTTATATATGGCCCTCCTAGCATAGGCAAGTCCAGCTTGATTGCAGCCATCGCTAATCACCTTAACTATGACATCTACGAGTTGGAGCTAGCAGATGTTGGTTCCAATTCCGATTTGAAGAGGAGGTTGTTTGCCATGCCTGACCAATCTATACTTGTAATCGAAGATATCGATTGCACAATCATGCTGCAAAATCGGGAAACAGAGAATGAAGAACGGAGTACCAGAAAAAATCAG GTGACACTCTCTAGGCTCCTCAACCTCATTGATGGTCTTTGGTCATGTTGTACTGACGAACGCATAATAATTTTCACAACAAATCATAAAGAGAAGCTAGATCCTGCGCTGGTGAGACCTGGGCGCATGGACATGCACATCCACATGTAG
- the LOC18779647 gene encoding AAA-ATPase At3g50940, translated as MPDTKAILPAIATVAASAMLLRSIANDFIPNEFRNYFFSSLHNISRRFSSHLTIVIDEFQGLSLNEVFEAAEAYLGTLATPSLQRIKVSKVTKEKKLGVAMDRGEEIRDVYEDHVQLMWKFVCTKVESSRVTNPGDLNASLRAETRSYELTFHKKHKEKVLNSYLPYILDRSKEIKVERKAVKLCTIDQYECYGTQEVNLNHPMTFELLAMDMEIKKVLLDDLNNFKNGKEFYRRIGKAWKRGYLLYGPPGTGKSSLIAAIANHLNYDIYELELADVGSNSDLKRRLLAMPDQSILVIEDIDCTINLQNRETENEAPSTGKNQVTLSGLLNLIDGLWSCCTDERIIIFTTNHKEKLDPALMRPGRMDMHINMSYCTLSAFKQLAFNYHGLSHHQLFEQIEGLIGEIKVTPAEVAGELMKSRDAQTSLQGLINFLLEKKNQQEIVRPN; from the exons ATGCCTGATACAAAGGCTATTTTGCCTGCGATAGCCACTGTTGCTGCTTCTGCAATGCTTCTTAGAAGTATTGCCAATGACTTCATTCCTAATGAGTTTCGAAACTACTTCTTCTCAAGCCTCCATAACATTTCCCGGCGCTTCTCTTCTCACCTCACCATTGTAATAGATGAGTTTCAAGGGCTGTCCTTGAATGAAGTCTTTGAGGCTGCTGAAGCCTATTTGGGCACTTTAGCAACCCcgtctcttcaaagaatcAAAGTGAGTAAGGTTACCAAGGAGAAGAAGCTCGGAGTTGCGATGGATCGAGGGGAAGAGATACGTGACGTTTATGAAGATCATGTTCAATTGATGTGGAAATTTGTTTGTACAAAGGTTGAATCATCAAGGGTTACAAATCCTGGTGATCTTAATGCATCCTTAAGAGCAGAAACAAGATCCTATGAGCTAACTTTCCACAAGAAGCACAAGGagaaggtattaaattcataCCTTCCATACATTTTAGACAGATCAAAGGAGATTAAAGTAGAACGAAAGGCAGTAAAGCTGTGCACAATTGATCAATATGAATGTTATGGGACCCAAGAGGTAAATCTGAATCACCCCATGACTTTTGAGCTGCTTGCCATGGACATGGAGATTAAGAAGGTTTTGTTGGATGATTtgaataatttcaaaaatggaAAGGAATTTTACAGAAGGATCGGAAAAGCTTGGAAACGTGGGTACTTGTTATATGGCCCTCCTGGCACAGGCAAGTCCAGCTTGATTGCAGCCATCGCTAATCACCTTAACTATGACATCTACGAGTTGGAGCTAGCAGATGTTGGTTCCAATTCCGATTTGAAGAGAAGGTTGCTTGCCATGCCTGACCAATCTATACTTGTAATCGAAGATATCGATTGCACAATTAACCTGCAAAACCGGGAAACCGAGAATGAAGCACCGAGTACGGGGAAAAATCAG GTGACACTCTCTGGGCTCCTCAACCTCATTGATGGTCTTTGGTCATGTTGTACTGACGAACGCATAATAATTTTCACAACAAATCACAAAGAGAAGCTAGATCCTGCCTTAATGAGACCTGGACGCATGGACATGCACATAAACATGTCATATTGCACTCTTTCTGCATTCAAGCAGCTGGCATTCAATTACCATGGCCTCTCCCATCACCAACTCTTCGAGCAGATCGAAGGACTTATAGGGGAGATTAAAGTCACCCCAGCAGAAGTTGCAGGGGAGTTGATGAAGAGCAGAGATGCTCAAACTTCACTCCAAGGCCTCATCAATTTCCTCCTGGAGAAGAAAAATCAGCAAGAGATTGTGAGGCCAAACTGA
- the LOC18779451 gene encoding probable protein phosphatase 2C 55 yields the protein MNMICGSYYFPKKNKGHDAHFICAQEQTTGVADGVGDWAKLGVDASQYARELMRNSIKSVKKQQAFGGVDPRRVLNEAYVKTKCKGSSTACILTLKDKGVLNFVNVGDSGFMVLRNYKLLYVSPRPQHRFNHPYQLGYSTHFDNPRSATKTKIRVFPGDILVLGTDGLWDNMYPNEIVQFVENMREMKPEALACALASVARGRSLDKGRFSPFSRAAQKAGIKHLGGKKDDITVVVGYIMATSTPAPSCVGGLEIMSDNTTQLGLKRSTPWWRLCSWPCNCFRSSTPKKDTTRI from the coding sequence ATGAACATGATTTGCGGGTCCTAttattttcccaaaaaaaacaaaggccATGACGCCCACTTCATATGTGCACAAGAGCAGACTACTGGTGTGGCAGATGGCGTTGGTGATTGGGCAAAGCTTGGTGTGGATGCTAGCCAGTACGCAAGAGAACTCATGCGCAACTCGATCAAGTCGGTCAAAAAGCAGCAAGCTTTTGGAGGCGTTGACCCAAGAAGGGTTTTGAACGAAGCGTATGTAAAGACCAAGTGTAAAGGGTCCTCAACCGCTTGCATTCTTACCCTTAAAGACAAAggagttttgaattttgtgaaCGTTGGGGACAGTGGTTTCATGGTGCTTAGAAACTACAAACTCTTGTACGTGTCTCCACGTCCACAGCATAGGTTTAACCATCCGTACCAACTGGGATACAGCACCCACTTTGATAATCCTCGTTCGGCTACGAAGAccaaaattagggtttttccAGGGGATATTTTAGTGCTTGGGACTGATGGGTTGTGGGATAACATGTACCCGAATGAGATAGTGCAATTTGTAGAAAACATGAGAGAAATGAAGCCGGAGGCATTGGCTTGTGCCTTGGCAAGTGTGGCTAGGGGTAGGTCGCTGGACAAGGGCAGGTTTAGTCCTTTTTCAAGAGCAGCTCAGAAGGCTGGAATAAAGCACCTAGGAGGCAAGAAGGACGACATTACTGTTGTAGTAGGTTATATTATGGCGACTTCTACGCCAGCCCCCTCTTGTGTTGGGGGTTTGGAAATCATGTCGGATAACACAACACAACTGGGGCTGAAGCGCTCCACTCCCTGGTGGCGTCTTTGTTCGTGGCCTTGTAACTGTTTTAGGAGCTCCACCCCCAAAAAAGACACAACACGAATTTGa
- the LOC18779721 gene encoding probable protein phosphatase 2C 55, whose protein sequence is MRMICGSYYWPKEDKLKPEGDDAHFICAQEQTIGVADGVGGWAKHGVDAGQYARELTCNSIMSVQKQTIVDPRRVLNEAYADTKCEGSSTACIVTLRETGVLHFVNVGDSGLMVFRNYKLLYMSPREQRSFNCPYQLGNSRGSDNPCSATEIEIRVFPGDIVVLGTDGLWDNMYPNEIEQVVLGNMRESRVMKPQALACLLADLAWLRSLDKDSFSPYSKAAQDAGKNHPGGKMDDITVVVGHIMVTSPVCSCVEDFVDRPLEIIWDNTKPVERATSTPW, encoded by the coding sequence ATGAGGATGATTTGTGGGTCCTACTATTGGCCCAAAGAAGACAAACTGAAGCCAGAAGGCGATGACGCCCATTTCATATGTGCACAAGAGCAGACTATTGGTGTGGCAGATGGCGTTGGTGGTTGGGCAAAGCATGGTGTAGATGCTGGCCAGTACGCAAGAGAACTCACGTGCAACTCGATCATGTCGGTCCAAAAACAGACCATTGTTGACCCAAGAAGGGTTTTGAACGAAGCTTATGCAGACACCAAGTGTGAAGGGTCCTCAACCGCTTGCATCGTCACGCTTAGAGAAACAGGAGTTTTGCACTTTGTCAACGTTGGGGATAGTGGTTTGATGGTGTTTAGAAACTACAAACTCTTGTACATGTCTCCTCGTGAACAGCGTAGTTTTAACTGTCCGTATCAACTGGGCAACAGCAGGGGCAGTGATAATCCTTGTAGCGCAACAGAAATCGAAATTAGAGTATTTCCAGGGGATATTGTAGTGCTTGGGACTGATGGATTGTGGGACAACATGTACCCGAATGAGATAGAGCAAGTTGTTCTGGGAAACATGAGAGAAAGTCGTGTGATGAAGCCGCAGGCGTTGGCTTGTCTTTTGGCAGATTTGGCTTGGCTTAGGTCTCTGGACAAGGACAGCTTTAGTCCTTATTCAAAAGCGGCTCAGGATGCTGGAAAGAATCATCCAGGAGGCAAGATGGACGACATTACTGTTGTAGTAGGTCATATTATGGTGACTTCTCCGGTCTGCTCTTGTGTTGAGGATTTCGTGGATAGACCTCTTGAAATCATATGGGATAACACAAAACCAGTGGAGCGGGCGACCTCCACTCCCTGGTGA
- the LOC18779681 gene encoding LOW QUALITY PROTEIN: uncharacterized protein LOC18779681 (The sequence of the model RefSeq protein was modified relative to this genomic sequence to represent the inferred CDS: inserted 2 bases in 1 codon; deleted 1 base in 1 codon): MKNLAATLHXNGFLLYLQPFTKFKTHKTLPHYLLKPLIHEPETETRTQIQTPYPKLIVTGPSKLSGRVPISGSKNSALPILAATLCCSGTSKIHNVPNLFDTRTMASVLASLGAKVEVFNNEMLVNTDGVDSVEPNSDEIRKIRGGFFVIGPLVARFGEAVVALPGGCNIGTRPVDLYIRGLQALGAVVELRDGKVQAYAANGRGLVGGSFQLDYASVGATETLMMAACMADGMTVLSNVAREPEVVDLARFLNDSGACVEGAGSNQLVIKGKPLLHGSECVIAADRIEAGTFMLAAAITRSCISISPVIPCQMSCLIHKLSAAGCKIRQYSHDTLEVSAVSRCGGENLQSFEVKTGPYPGFPTDLQPQIMALLTTCNGLSPVEESVFDKRMGHVSELLKLGAKIQVCASTALVFGKDNGSVLSGSSLVANDIRGGMSLVLAGLAAEGTTDISGVAHIDRGYENLDMKLHSLGADVKRLMPLAS, encoded by the exons ATGAAGAACTTGGCGGCAACTCTTCA AAATGGCTTCCTGCTCTACCTTCAACCTTTCACCAAgttcaaaacccacaaaacc TTACCCCATTATCTCCTAAAACCACTGATTCACGAGCCTGAAACCGAGACCCGAACCCAAATCCAAACCCCTTACCCAAAGCTCATAGTCACTGGTCCTTCCAAGCTCTCCGGCCGTGTACCCATCAGCGGCTCCAAGAACTCAGCTTTACCAATTCTTGCAGCGACCCTTTGCTGCTCAGGCACTTCAAAGATTCACAATGTGCCCAATTTGTTCGATACCCGCACAATGGCTTCGGTTTTAGCTTCTCTTGGAGCCAAAGTTGAAGTCTTTAATAATGAAATGTTGGTTAACACTGATGGGGTTGACTCAGTTGAGCCTAATTCGGATGAAATTCGTAAGATAAGAGGTGGGTTTTTCGTCATTGGCCCGTTGGTAGCCCGATTCGGCGAGGCTGTGGTTGCATTGCCCGGTGGCTGCAATATCGGGACTCGACCGGTGGACCTGTACATTAGAGGTCTTCAAGCTCTTGGTGCTGTTGTTGAGTTGAG GGATGGGAAAGTTCAGGCATATGCTGCAAACGGAAGAGGATTAGTTGGAGGAAGTTTCCAACTTGATTACGCAAGTGTTGGGGCAACAGAAACTCTTATGATGGCTGCATGTATGGCTGATGGAATGACTGTACTATCCAATGTTGCCAGA GAACCAGAGGTGGTGGATCTTGCTCGGTTTCTTAATGACAGTGGGGCCTGTGTGGAAGGAGCAGGAAGTAACCAGCTTGTTATCAAAGGGAAACCCCTGTTGCATGGTTCTGAATGTGTTATTGCTGCTGATCGTATTGAAGCAGGCACATTTATGCTTGCTGCAGCTATTACTCGCTCATGCATCTCAATATCACCTGTCATACCTTGCCAAATGTCCTGTTTAATACACAAACTCTCGGCTGCTGGTTGCAAAATCAGGCAATACTCTCATGATACCTTGGAA GTTTCAGCAGTTTCTAGATGTGGGGGTGAAAATTTGCAAAGCTTTGAGGTTAAGACAGGCCCATATCCTGGGTTTCCTACAGATCTTCAACCGCAAATAATGGCTCTGCTGACCACGTGCAATGGTTTAAGTCCTGTAGAGGAATCTGTATTTGACAAACGCATGGGTCATG TAAGTGAACTGCTAAAGCTTGGAGCAAAAATTCAGGTCTGTGCAAGCACTGCTCTGGTCTTTGGGAAAGATAATGGAAG TGTCTTGTCTGGTTCTTCCCTTGTTGCAAATGACATTAGGGGTGGGATGTCACTGGTATTAGCTGGATTGGCTGCAGAAGGAACTACGGATATCAGTGGCGTTGCTCATATTGACCGTGGTTATGAGAACTTAGATATGAAACTTCATTCACTGGGAGCCGATGTCAAAAGATTAATGCCTCTGGCTTCCTAA
- the LOC18780919 gene encoding olee1-like protein, with protein MAKNVSIVAFVVALSCFCSLAYATTKSNLFVEGRVYCDPCRVQFETRLSVPLEGAVVALECRGRENGTLAYTLQGKTDKNGIYSLPTDEDMEEQICEVRTVSSPRANCNEHFEFERARVLLTYNNGVKSMARYANPLGFMQKESVTECEQVLKELFPEETEEV; from the exons ATGGCCAAGAACGTGAGTATCGTAGCATTTGTTGTCGCCCTGTCCTGCTTCTGCTCTTTGGCCTATGCCACAACCAAAAGCAATCTCTTTGTGGAGGGCAGGGTGTACTGCGACCCATGTCGTGTCCAGTTCGAGACTAGACTTAGTGTACCCCTCGAAG GTGCTGTGGTAGCTTTGGAGTGCCGAGGCCGTGAGAATGGTACCTTGGCATACACACTCCAAGGCAAGACCGATAAGAATGGCATCTACAGCCTTCCCACCGATGAGGACATGGAGGAGCAAATCTGTGAGGTGAGGACCGTGAGCAGCCCTAGGGCTAATTGCAATGAACACTTTGAATTCGAGAGAGCTAGGGTTTTGCTGACATACAACAATGGTGTCAAGTCCATGGCTCGATATGCCAACCCCCTTGGGTTCATGCAGAAGGAGAGTGTCACTGAGTGTGAGCAAGTTCTTAAGGAATTGTTCCCCGAGGAGACCGAGGAAGTATAG
- the LOC18780287 gene encoding ubiquitin-conjugating enzyme E2 35, giving the protein MANSNLPRRIIKETQRLLSEPAPGISASPSEDNMRYFNVMILGPTQSPYEGGVFKLELFLPEEYPMAAPKVRFLTKIYHPNIDKLGRICLDILKDKWSPALQIRTVLLSIQALLSAPNPDDPLSENIAKHWKSNEAEAVETAKEWTRLYASGV; this is encoded by the exons ATGGCCAACAGTAACCTTCCCCGGAGAATCATCAAG GAAACTCAACGTCTCCTCAGTGAGCCTG CACCGGGAATTAGCGCTTCACCATCGGAAGACAATATGCGATATTTCAATGTGATGATCCTTGGCCCAACACAATCTCCTTATGAAG GAGGAGTTTTCAAGTTGGAACTATTTTTGCCAGAAGAATATCCAATGGCTGCTCCAAAG GTTCGATTTCTCACCAAAATTTATCATCCTAACATTGACAAG CTGGGAAGGATATGCCTTGACATTTTGAAAGACAAATGGAGTCCTGCTCTCCAGATACGAACTGTACTTTTGAG TATTCAGGCACTTTTGAGTGCTCCAAACCCCGACGATCCGCTCTCTGAGAACATCGCCAAACATTGGAAATCGAATGAGGCTGAAGCGGTTGAAACAG CAAAGGAATGGACCCGTTTATATGCAAGTGGTGTGTGA
- the LOC18780584 gene encoding TPR repeat-containing thioredoxin TTL1, producing the protein MSHPGKPISELGLDSLNDRFRDSLSCEANKPDFRELDLGSPVSPLRTRQSGGLATATSSSSSSSGSFSGRNGPNPAAKRSDSAPNNHSGELSGSSESSPTAAESVRSAGNTRNFKPGHTRSDSGSTHPLIYSGQSSVNSPPLNVLPTGNICPSGKILKTGMVPNRSSRTDVLGSGMGNYGHGSIMRGGPAAKSGGIEAVSTVSSRVTGGGDLLKRTMVSADPEEVKRAGNEQYRRGHFAEALSLYARAIALSPANPAYRSNRAAALTGLGRLVEAVRECEEAVRLDPNYGRAHQRLGSLFLRLGQVENARRHLCFPGLKPDPAELQKLQAVEKHLKKCTDSRRVGDWKSVLRECDATIASGADFSPQLCMCRAEALLKLHQIDDAELVLSNTPKLETKPSQSKFFGMLSEAYSYFVMAQIEMAFGRFENAVTAAEKAGLIDPRNIEAAVLLNNVRMVVRARARGNDLFKSERFTEACSAYGDGLRFDPSNSVLFCNRAACWFKLGMWERSIEDCNQALCIKPNYTKALLRRAASNSKLERWVDAVRDYEVLSKELPDDNEVAESLFHAQVSLKKSRGEEVYNMKFGGEVEEILGLEQFRAAMALPGVSVVHFKAASDFQCKQISPFVDTLCGRYPSINFLKVDIEENQAVASTENVRIVPTFKIYKNGSRVKEMVRPSREMLEHSLRHYSF; encoded by the exons atgTCGCATCCTGGGAAGCCCATTTCGGAGTTAGGCCTCGACTCGCTCAACGATCGCTTCCGTGACTCACTGAGTTGCGAAGCCAACAAGCCTGATTTTCGAGAACTCGATCTGGGTTCACCCGTTTCCCCTCTTCGGACCCGTCAAAGCGGTGGTCTCGCCACTGCTACAAGTAGTAGCTCCAGCTCGTCCGGATCGTTCTCAGGCCGAAATGGGCCCAACCCAGCTGCCAAAAGGTCCGATTCAGCCCCAAACAACCACTCCGGCGAGCTGTCAGGCTCTAGTGAGAGCAGTCCCACCGCCGCCGAGAGCGTCCGATCCGCCGGAAACACCCGGAATTTCAAACCGGGTCATACAAGATCCGATTCCGGCTCCACCCACCCCTTAATATACTCGGGTCAGAGCTCTGTGAACTCTCCGCCACTCAATGTTTTGCCCACTGGGAACATATGCCCGTCTGGAAAAATCTTAAAAACGGGTATGGTCCCAAACCGGAGCTCCAGAACCGATGTTTTGGGTTCGGGTATGGGCAATTACGGTCACGGGAGCATAATGCGGGGAGGCCCGGCGGCGAAAAGTGGCGGCATAGAGGCGGTGAGTACTGTGAGTTCGAGGGTAACTGGCGGCGGAGACTTGTTGAAGAGAACAATGGTGAGTGCGGATCCAGAGGAGGTGAAGAGAGCTGGGAATGAGCAGTACAGAAGAGGCCATTTTGCGGAGGCTTTGAGCTTGTACGCTCGGGCAATCGCATTGTCTCCGGCCAATCCAGCCTACCGGAGCAACCGGGCGGCGGCATTGACCGGTCTCGGGCGGCTGGTGGAGGCCGTGAGGGAATGTGAAGAGGCAGTAAGGTTGGATCCCAATTATGGCAGAGCTCACCAGCGTTTGGGGTCTTTGTTTCTTAG GTTAGGACAAGTTGAAAATGCCAGGAGGCACCTTTGTTTTCCAGGGTTGAAGCCAGATCCGGCTGAGTTACAGAAATTGCAGGCAGTAGAGAAGCATCTCAAAAAATGTACAGATTCCCGTCGTGTGGGAGATTGGAAAAGTGTATTGAGGGAATGTGATGCTACTATTGCTTCTGGAGCTGACTTTTCTCCTCAG CTCTGTATGTGTAGAGCGGAAGCACTTTTGAAGCTCCACCAAATTGATGATGCTGAATTAGTCTTATCAAACACACCCAAATTAGAGACCAAACCCTCACAATCTAAGTTCTTTGGGATGCTTTCTGAAGCTTACAGTTACTTTGTCATGGCCCAAATTGAGATGGCATTTGGAAG GTTTGAGAATGCAGTTACTGCTGCTGAGAAAGCTGGGCTGATTGATCCTCGGAACATTGAAGCTGCAGTGCTGCTTAATAATGTGCGTATGGTTGTGAGAGCCCGTGCCCGAGGCAATGATCTCTTCAAGTCCGAAAGGTTCACTGAAGCTTGCTCAGCATACGGAGATGGTCTGAGGTTTGATCCTTCAAACTCTGTTCTATTTTGCAACAGAGCAGCTTGTTGGTTTAAACTTGGGATGTGGGAGCGATCCATTGAAGACTGCAACCAGGCCCTATGTATTAAACCCAATTACACAAAAGCCCTACTTAGAAGGGCTGCCTCAAACAGCAAG CTTGAAAGATGGGTAGATGCTGTTAGAGATTATGAGGTCTTGAGCAAGGAGCTTCCTGACGACAATGAAGTTGCTGAATCTTTGTTTCATGCTCAAGTTTCGTTAAAAAAATCCCGCGGGGAAGAAGTTTATAATATGAAGTTTGGCGGTGAAGTAGAAGAAATATTAGGTCTTGAGCAGTTCAGAGCTGCAATGGCTTTACCAG GTGTCTCCGTGGTCCATTTTAAAGCAGCCTCTGATTTCCAATGCAAGCAAATATCTCCTTTTGTGGACACACTTTGTGGCCGGTACCCATCCATAAATTTCCTCAAG GTTGACATTGAAGAAAACCAAGCAGTTGCAAGCACTGAAAATGTGAGGATTGTACCAACATTCAAGATTTACAAAAATGGTAGCCGAGTGAAGGAAATGGTGCGCCCCAGCCGTGAAATGTTGGAACACTCACTCAGGCATTATAGCTTCTAG